The following proteins are encoded in a genomic region of Cryptomeria japonica chromosome 11, Sugi_1.0, whole genome shotgun sequence:
- the LOC131069735 gene encoding probable voltage-gated potassium channel subunit beta — MSKHNMQYKNLGRTGLKVSQLSYGAWVSFGNQLDVKEAKSLLQCCRDHGVNFFDNAEVYANGRAEEIMGQAIRELGWKRSDLVISTKLFWGGPGPNDKGLSRKHIIEGTKASLKRLDMEYVDVLYCHRPDASTPIEETVRAMNYVIDHGWAFYWGTSEWSAQQITEAWEIAKRLDMVGPCVEQPEYNLLSRHKVEVEYSPLYNNYGLGLTTWSPLASGVLTGKYTKGSIPQDSRFALDNYKSLASRSLVDDVLKKVEGLKPIATELNVPLSQLAIAWCASNPNVSTVITGATKESQIQENMKALDVIPLLTPAIMERIESVIQSKPKRPESYR, encoded by the exons ATGTCGAAGCACAATATGCAGTACAAAAATCTGGGTCGCACAGGACTGAAGGTGTCCCAGCTATCCTATGGTGCGTGGGTGAGCTTCGGCAATCAGCTGGATGTGAAAGAAGCAAAAAGCCTTCTTCAGTGCTGCAGAGACCATGGCgtcaatttctttgacaatgcagAAGTGTACGCTAATGGTAGGGCGGAAGAAATCATGGGGCAGGCCATCCGTGAGCTAGGCTGGAAGCGATCGGACCTGGTCATATCGACTAAGCTCTTCTGGGGAGGTCCCGGCCCTAATGATAAGGGGCTTTCTCGGAAGCATATTATTGAAGGCACCAAGGCTTCTCTCAAGCGCCTCGATATGGAGTATGTGGATGTCCTATACTGTCACAGGCCTGATGCCTCCACACCCATTGAGGAGACCGTCAGGGCCATGAATTATGTCATTGATCATGGCTGGGCTTTCTACTGGGGCACCAGCGAATGGAGTGCCCAGCAGATCACTGAAGCCTGGGAGATTGCCAAGAGACTTGACATGGTTGGCCCTTGTGTCGAGCAGCCTGAGTACAATCTTCTCTCCAGGCACAAG GTTGAAGTTGAATACTCACCACTTTATAATAACTATGGTTTGGGTTTGACTACATGGAGTCCTCTTGCATCTGGAGTGTTGACTGGAAAGTACACTAAAGGGAGTATTCCTCAAGACAGCCGATTTGCATTGGATAATTACAAG AGTCTAGCATCCAGGTCATTAGTTGACGATGTATTAAAGAAAGTAGAAGGACTGAAACCAATTGCAACTGAATTGAACGTGCCTTTATCACAACTTGCTATTGCCTGGTGTGCATCAAATCCAAATGTCAGCACTGTTATTACAGGTGCAACAAAGGAAAGTCAG ATTCAAGAGAACATGAAAGCGTTGGATGTAATTCCATTGTTGACTCCAGCGATCATGGAGCGAATAGAGTCTGTAATTCAAAGCAAACCAAAGCGCCCAGAATCATATAGGTAG